The genomic DNA tgtGCTAGGCAACACCTAACAAAGATTTGCAAGGGGGACTGGTGCCTCTCTGTCCTTAGTCCATGGTGGTTCCACTGGTTCGTGAAGGCATTCAAGTCCCTGTTGATCCTTGGTAAATATACATAGTGCAGTGCCCAAAGATGCATTTCATTATCAGGGTACACTATACCCTCTCTCTCAAGAAAACTGAAGAGGTCATGGTAAACATTGATTACTCCACATGTCACCCCAGAGTCTTTCAATCCGCTGATTGTGTGTACTTGTTCCTCTTATGGCACTGCCTCGACTAGAACCTTGAAAGACTAAGAATGTCATCGGTGTGAATTTTCCCctaactttattgatccccagagtACAGTACATATATTCTCATCATTTAGGTTCACATTTTTTTAGTATTCTTTTGCTTACTTTCTGGTGCTTATGTGTTACTAATTGTAAATGATCTCTGTTACATGACTGGCCACTGCAGCAGGACACAGGGGGAGTTTCTACAGAAGTTGAGTCTGTCTCAGAGATCAGACTTAGTACCTTTTAAATGCTTCATTGTTTGTCTGGAAATAACGGGAGgacagctttaaaaaaagagactCATGTGAGAGAGTATCTTCGTTCCGTGtggtaaaaagtaaaaatacgtATATTTAACACCCCAGTCTGAGCAGAAGCTACTTTCCTCCAAAGAGCCAGCAGCAACATGTTAACATTAGCAATGTCAGCTGGTGTAATGTACTCTGCCTTTATGTGATTATGTCCTTGAGACGTTATTTGTGTACACAATACATGTGAacctgtttattttatttatttattattatgtacTTCATCCTTTATTTTTAGGGCCCAAACGCCGACATCGGCGAAAACCCtgttgaaactgaaggaattattattcggcctttctacaatttcatgatcacagcttccatctttaaagAACTGGAAGTGGAAaaagtttacaatgttcaccagGAATCTGTTCAATTATTCAGAAGTATTATATACAAAGATCATTTATTAGTTCATAACAATAACCTGAAATATTTCTGTAAGTGTGGTCCtgtacagactcaactgatcagcagtgagaaacaggaggagacttTCCATcctacacacaacacagagacactgaggaaacAGAAGACCACAACCTGAACCCAGGATAAAGAGGTtaagtgaatgtggtgttgaaggtgtagaggtgggtcagtgagtcagaggagactgtgtagaaggacagagagccagcaggacagtccacatacactgctactctgttagagacagaggaggaggtggataTTTTTCTCTTATTGTGACAGACAGAGTAACTACCATCAGAGCAGGTCAGattccaggactgatcattacctccaaacacacagtcactACTTCTTCCTTTCCTGCAGATTCCCCTGTAACTCACTCATATATCAACCACTGCTCTCCtctcaacctcccagtaaccgcgaccagtcagaccatctctacacagcagctgttcccaccagtcaaacctctctggataaTCAGGATATGACTGAAGCTCCTTCACACGTGTGatcttcctgttgttgtcagacagtttgaggtgtctgtttactgtgtttgtgttgagtgtgagttcacaggaatctgacggagagaacaagatacaacacagctgtagttattaaccaatcagcactttgatgatgacatcagggggttgaatgagtgatgtcacaatttgatgaatgaaattaaaaaaaaacttacacttcctcagacctggtgtcaaccatctgactccagcaggctccaccctgaaagTTGTAGTGACGGAATTTACTcattttatattcatatttgggctgtcaatcaattaaaatat from Perca fluviatilis chromosome 2, GENO_Pfluv_1.0, whole genome shotgun sequence includes the following:
- the LOC120544032 gene encoding ribonuclease inhibitor-like, translated to CNNNLQDSGGKLISVGLKSPHCTLETLSLSGCLISEKGCSSLVSALSTNPSHLRELDLSYNHPGDSGVKLLSAGLKDPLWRLDTLRVEPAGVRWLTPGLRKYSCELTLNTNTVNRHLKLSDNNRKITRVKELQSYPDYPERFDWWEQLLCRDGLTGRGYWEVERRAVVDI